The DNA window GTCCGGGAACGCTGGCCTCGGCCGCACCGAAGGACCACGGTTACTCCGTTCGCCAACAAAAAAACCCTGAAAGCCGGTTGGGCTTCAGGGCTGTATGCGATCAATCCTCGTCCGCGCCCTTTAAGCCCGCTGCTCCTCAATAATCACTACGACCACGCCAATAATCGGCAAGGACGAAAGACCGGCAGCAATGGCAAAGGGCGTAAACGACATAGATTTTCCTGGTATATCCACCAATACCCGAAGGATACGTCCCCCAACGAAAAGTGTCAACGGGCGCCGTGGCAGAACCCCCCTGCCCTGCCAGTCAGCCATGGGACGCATGAAAAAACCGCAGCAACCGCCGAGCGAAACGGCGCATCAGCCCGATCGGCCCCCGATGGAGCGGATAGTTGAAGTGGTCTCTTTGCATTTCTTCACGCCACTCGCTGAGTGTGGCAAAGACGGAAGTCGATGGCGCCGGCGGCTGTGACTCCTTGACGAAAGTTAGATGCACGCAGGCGATCGGCCGATGAGGATCGTTGGTGGCAAAGACGAAGTCCTTGTGAGACCCCTGGTAGATCCCGACGGCTTGGAATTCCAGACCTTCTAACAGATGGCCAGGCGGCAGCTCGCGTTTCAGTTCCGCCACGAGCGTTTCGCGGGCACACACGAATACTTCCCCCGTTTCGTGATTCCCGTTAGTCAACGCGCCGTCGTAAATCGAGGTAAGGAGGGTGTAATCGTCCGGGATCGGCGTCCACGGATACAGCCATTCGAAATCGTCCGGAAACGCAAACATCAGCTCCCTGGCGCCAAATTCTTCCGCTTCCCATACAGATCCATCAGGGCCGGCCCGACCTGCGGGAACTCGAACCGGAAGCCGTGCTCCCGCAAGCGACGCGAGACACAGTAGCGGCCGTACAGGCCCAGTTCCGGGTCGGTCCGCAGCAGCCAATGCGCGCCGAAGCGGACCATCAGGCTGGTCGCGGGCAGGCCGATCCGCACGCCCATCGCCCGCCGCAGCTCCCGCATGAAATCCTCCTGCGCCACCGGATGCGGGGCCGTCGCCAGGTAGGCTCCCTGCATCGTCGGATCCGTGATCGACTGCACAAACAGGCGGTCCATATCGTGCTCATGGATCCAGCTGATCCCCTGCCGGCCATGGCCGACCTTGCCGCCCAGGCGGAAACGCACCAGCCAGGCCAGCGTCCGCAGGGCTCCGCCCGTTTTCCCCAGTACAAAGCTGGTGCGCAAAATAACCTGTCGCATGCCCGGCAGCACGGCGGCAGCGTACGCTTCCTCCCAGGCCTCGCCCACCCGCGGCGCCAGGCCGTACCCGAACGCTGAATCCTCGTCGCACACCAGTTCCGGCGCATCGCCGTAGCGATGCGCGGTCGACATTTGCACCCAGACCGGCGGCGGCTGATCGATCGTGCGCAACGCCTGCCCCAGCACGCGAGTCGACTCC is part of the Lignipirellula cremea genome and encodes:
- a CDS encoding epimerase — protein: MRAIRPNREGAALEANTEESPAGRVVIAGGTGFLGGNLARRLSDAGCDVVVLGRHRPAEQDELPWRFAVWNARTLGAWSAEINGAAALVNLAGRSVDCIKTPDHCDEILRSRVESTRVLGQALRTIDQPPPVWVQMSTAHRYGDAPELVCDEDSAFGYGLAPRVGEAWEEAYAAAVLPGMRQVILRTSFVLGKTGGALRTLAWLVRFRLGGKVGHGRQGISWIHEHDMDRLFVQSITDPTMQGAYLATAPHPVAQEDFMRELRRAMGVRIGLPATSLMVRFGAHWLLRTDPELGLYGRYCVSRRLREHGFRFEFPQVGPALMDLYGKRKNLAPGS